A single Dechloromonas denitrificans DNA region contains:
- the wecB gene encoding non-hydrolyzing UDP-N-acetylglucosamine 2-epimerase: protein MANPLIYLVAGARPNFMKIAPIVRAIQAHGWLEFRIIHTGQHYDREMNEVFFEELGIPEPDVFMAAGGGSHAQQTAKIMVAFEELCQAQRPDAVLVVGDVNSTLACSIVAKKLNIPVAHVEAGLRSGDMTMPEEINRLVTDSISDWFFVTEPSGATHLRREGKAESAIHYVGHVMVDNLLYQAEKLKDADTAGFETSALKAAQRSYGVVTLHRPSNVDSAEMMARIGGALREIAAELPLIFPVHPRTRANLEKFGVDLGPNVTLTGPQAYMAFLNLWKDAAVVLTDSGGLQEETTALGVPCITIRENTERPVTVDEGSNVLAGTDPVRIVAEARKVLRGQGKQGRRPQLWDGKAAERIVEILAKELSR, encoded by the coding sequence ATGGCCAATCCACTTATTTACCTCGTCGCCGGTGCCCGGCCGAATTTCATGAAAATTGCCCCCATCGTGCGCGCCATTCAGGCCCACGGCTGGCTTGAGTTCCGCATCATTCACACCGGGCAGCATTACGACCGGGAGATGAACGAGGTATTTTTCGAGGAACTGGGCATCCCCGAGCCGGATGTTTTCATGGCGGCCGGCGGCGGCAGCCATGCACAGCAGACGGCGAAGATCATGGTGGCCTTCGAGGAGCTTTGCCAGGCGCAACGGCCGGATGCCGTGCTGGTGGTCGGCGACGTGAACTCGACGCTGGCCTGCTCGATAGTGGCCAAAAAGCTGAACATTCCCGTCGCCCACGTCGAAGCCGGTTTGCGCAGCGGCGACATGACGATGCCGGAAGAAATCAACCGGCTGGTAACCGACAGCATTTCCGACTGGTTCTTCGTCACCGAACCCAGTGGAGCGACGCATCTGCGCCGCGAAGGCAAGGCCGAGTCGGCGATCCATTACGTCGGCCATGTGATGGTGGACAACCTGCTCTATCAGGCCGAAAAGCTCAAGGATGCGGACACTGCCGGCTTCGAAACATCGGCCTTGAAGGCCGCCCAGCGCAGCTACGGCGTGGTGACGCTACACCGGCCCAGCAACGTCGACAGTGCCGAGATGATGGCGCGCATCGGCGGTGCGCTGCGCGAGATTGCCGCCGAATTGCCGCTGATCTTCCCGGTCCATCCGCGCACCCGGGCCAATCTGGAAAAATTCGGCGTCGATCTCGGGCCCAATGTGACGCTGACCGGGCCGCAGGCTTACATGGCATTCCTCAACCTGTGGAAGGACGCGGCGGTCGTATTGACCGACAGCGGCGGCTTGCAGGAAGAAACCACGGCGCTCGGCGTGCCCTGCATCACCATCCGCGAAAATACCGAACGGCCGGTGACAGTGGATGAAGGCTCCAACGTGCTGGCCGGGACGGACCCGGTACGCATCGTCGCGGAAGCCCGCAAGGTGCTGCGCGGCCAAGGCAAACAAGGTCGCCGGCCGCAGCTGTGGGATGGCAAGGCGGCGGAACGCATTGTCGAGATTCTGGCCAAGGAGCTTTCCCGATGA
- a CDS encoding heparinase II/III family protein, with protein MSRWLYKLLLCALLGHATLACSADDPRFSTVAIASALSAFEQTAKIGHPRLFRGGADHSGIVEAASAERAGGVKALSDYLHRTSVRVVDMSFISAAEPLNSPTNLKNWFKQERTLEGLAESAVSWYFTRDSWFLDELRARMAIFGPLVIDNQCHGELMQARAYAWYFALAYDFAYPALNAAERELARNVVKTCALSALPSALKNVKANPRDGIAFHALGKFIGALTIVLGELPEARGWLEPALQTYLATLSPWGGDDGGYANGSSYVLWDTGESLLIWDLIERALSLPIYQKAWVAQLPRFIAYTLPPGTPAGVFGDGAEVNRKEEWARFGKAIMSRYSTPLARWYEKQLFGEDIARLHVLLSPRQPSGSAPWPEGEANSAYFPSVGWAALHDSLADRARVSVYFKSSPYGSLNHSHADQNGFLLYAHGKVLAMDSGYYDYYNSPHWRNWYKQTKAHNAITFDAGKGQGLGADGLGSAQLAGKITRFVTTADYDLVTGDAAAAYDGQVSLAKRTLVFVRPATLVVIDQLRSATPRQWEWNLHTTAPLQTNAAGYKLNLEGAEMCAEVSAPDGLALATQAGYTPAPQWAAATTPHYWNRFFYKTPKPSAYFVAVLRMDCTLPRAQVSFPAGKPVVNLGNRQISLVGTEISVR; from the coding sequence ATGAGCCGCTGGCTATACAAATTGCTGCTGTGCGCCCTGCTCGGCCATGCGACGCTCGCCTGTTCGGCTGATGATCCGCGTTTCAGCACTGTCGCAATCGCGTCCGCCCTGAGCGCATTCGAGCAGACCGCAAAAATTGGACACCCGCGGCTGTTTCGGGGAGGGGCAGATCATTCGGGGATTGTCGAGGCGGCTTCGGCAGAGCGGGCCGGAGGGGTAAAGGCCTTGTCCGATTACCTGCATCGGACGTCGGTGCGCGTCGTGGATATGTCGTTTATTTCTGCGGCTGAGCCACTCAACTCACCAACGAACCTGAAGAACTGGTTCAAGCAGGAGCGAACACTGGAAGGACTGGCAGAGTCGGCTGTCAGCTGGTACTTCACCCGTGACAGCTGGTTTCTTGACGAACTGCGCGCGCGCATGGCGATTTTTGGCCCATTGGTGATCGACAACCAGTGTCACGGCGAGTTGATGCAGGCACGGGCATATGCCTGGTATTTTGCGCTGGCTTACGATTTTGCCTACCCGGCGCTAAATGCCGCAGAGCGCGAGCTGGCGCGCAACGTAGTGAAAACTTGCGCTCTTTCGGCGCTGCCGAGCGCGCTCAAGAATGTGAAGGCCAACCCGCGCGATGGCATTGCTTTCCACGCGCTGGGCAAATTCATTGGTGCCTTGACGATAGTGCTGGGCGAATTGCCGGAAGCCCGTGGCTGGCTGGAGCCCGCTTTACAAACCTACCTCGCCACCCTCAGCCCATGGGGTGGCGACGATGGGGGTTACGCCAATGGCAGCAGTTATGTGCTGTGGGATACGGGCGAGTCCTTGCTGATATGGGATCTGATCGAGCGTGCGCTGAGCCTGCCGATATACCAGAAAGCATGGGTTGCACAGTTGCCGCGTTTCATTGCCTACACGCTACCGCCAGGCACCCCGGCCGGGGTTTTCGGGGATGGTGCCGAAGTGAACCGCAAGGAAGAATGGGCGCGCTTCGGCAAGGCGATCATGAGTCGCTATTCGACACCACTGGCCCGCTGGTATGAAAAGCAATTGTTCGGTGAGGATATCGCTCGCCTGCACGTTCTGCTCAGCCCGCGCCAGCCGTCCGGCAGTGCCCCGTGGCCGGAGGGCGAAGCGAATAGCGCCTATTTTCCGTCGGTCGGCTGGGCCGCCCTGCATGATTCGCTGGCCGACCGCGCGCGGGTTTCGGTGTATTTCAAGAGCAGCCCATACGGTTCGCTAAACCACTCGCATGCGGATCAGAACGGATTTCTGCTCTACGCCCACGGCAAGGTGCTGGCCATGGACAGCGGCTACTACGACTACTACAACTCGCCGCACTGGCGAAACTGGTACAAGCAGACCAAGGCCCACAACGCGATTACCTTCGACGCCGGCAAGGGACAAGGCTTGGGAGCCGATGGCCTTGGCAGCGCACAGCTTGCCGGCAAAATCACTCGGTTTGTAACAACCGCCGATTACGATCTAGTAACTGGTGATGCTGCGGCCGCCTACGACGGACAAGTGTCGCTGGCCAAGCGAACCTTGGTCTTTGTGCGCCCGGCGACGCTGGTGGTGATCGATCAGTTGCGCAGCGCCACGCCTCGGCAGTGGGAGTGGAACCTGCACACGACAGCGCCGCTGCAGACCAACGCTGCAGGCTACAAACTAAATCTGGAGGGAGCTGAAATGTGTGCCGAAGTTAGCGCGCCAGATGGCCTAGCGCTGGCGACACAGGCGGGATATACGCCGGCGCCTCAATGGGCAGCAGCTACCACCCCGCATTACTGGAACCGCTTTTTTTACAAAACGCCGAAACCCTCCGCCTATTTTGTTGCGGTATTGCGCATGGATTGCACCTTGCCCCGCGCCCAGGTTTCCTTCCCGGCAGGAAAACCGGTGGTCAATCTGGGCAACCGACAAATATCCCTGGTCGGCACCGAGATTTCGGTCCGTTAA
- a CDS encoding glycosyltransferase family 4 protein gives MKSVVMIGPCPDAKGGMSSVIAVYRAHGLFSEGDCRYLITATEGNTWHKLWVATSAFGLFVKLLALGRVSVLHAHVASGVSFWRKSLFIGLAYLFGCPVIFQLHGAEFRTFVAQRLTGWRKNLAFKLMRESSLVFVLSRDAEELLRTNVGLSRIELFPNPIATPKCVNRARTNDVVFLGQIGNRKGAFDLIKSFSEVHKKIPSSRLILAGNGEIQKAKELVSELNLGHSVIFSGWVNEEQRTKLLSEAGVFVLPSYNEQMPMSVLEAMASEVPIIASTVAAIPDMLEHGKCGVLIPPGNIQALGEAIAELLADPKRASDLAKRAHQRVHLHYSADVVLKRLRWQYGQLAR, from the coding sequence ATGAAAAGCGTCGTGATGATTGGCCCCTGCCCTGACGCAAAAGGAGGAATGTCTTCAGTGATTGCGGTCTATCGCGCCCACGGACTATTTTCTGAAGGGGACTGCCGTTACTTGATTACGGCAACAGAAGGTAATACCTGGCACAAACTTTGGGTTGCTACTTCTGCTTTTGGCCTATTTGTCAAATTACTGGCTCTAGGCCGCGTCAGCGTGTTGCATGCACATGTCGCTTCGGGTGTTAGTTTCTGGCGCAAATCGCTATTTATAGGGTTAGCTTACCTATTCGGTTGTCCAGTTATTTTTCAACTACACGGTGCAGAGTTCAGAACCTTTGTCGCTCAACGATTAACCGGTTGGCGAAAAAATTTAGCTTTCAAGCTGATGCGAGAATCTTCACTTGTCTTTGTTTTATCCCGTGATGCAGAGGAATTATTGCGCACAAATGTTGGGTTGAGTCGCATCGAGCTATTTCCAAACCCAATTGCGACTCCGAAATGCGTCAATAGGGCTCGAACCAATGACGTCGTATTTCTTGGTCAAATAGGAAATCGAAAAGGAGCGTTCGATTTGATCAAAAGCTTCTCTGAAGTGCACAAAAAAATTCCATCCTCACGGTTAATTCTTGCTGGTAATGGGGAAATCCAAAAAGCAAAAGAATTGGTATCAGAACTAAATCTCGGTCACAGCGTCATTTTTTCTGGTTGGGTTAATGAAGAACAACGTACAAAATTGCTCAGCGAGGCTGGGGTTTTCGTTTTGCCGTCGTACAACGAGCAAATGCCGATGTCTGTACTCGAGGCAATGGCTTCTGAAGTACCAATTATTGCCTCCACTGTCGCCGCAATACCCGACATGTTGGAACATGGAAAGTGCGGAGTATTGATTCCCCCTGGGAATATACAAGCTCTAGGGGAGGCTATTGCTGAATTGCTGGCAGATCCTAAACGTGCATCAGACCTTGCCAAACGAGCTCATCAACGTGTTCATTTGCATTATTCCGCAGATGTAGTACTCAAACGCCTACGCTGGCAGTATGGGCAACTCGCCCGATGA
- a CDS encoding AAC(3) family N-acetyltransferase — protein sequence MKKALKKALPHLPRPVQHWLRSLAESKRQADKAKRKERTQVRLEDLLARLDDFGLQGDVILHSSLSNIGKFDCSPQQIAAAFAEQLVGPGRTLLVPALPYNTTMKEYLDGVTDFDVRSAPNAMGAIPNILMVREGALRSVHPSHSIVALGERAADYVRHHERDATPFGANSPYRKLTVANGSILMLGVGLNSVTNFHVYEDLLGEAMPIQVYLPSPRKVPCVRGDGSPIEVNAVCHDPKVSAIRECERARPFLQKEGAIRSVPFGESELSVIDAKGFSRTLLKMLLAGQSIYGPVSLNRAQQQAVGSALEFLA from the coding sequence ATGAAAAAAGCCCTAAAAAAAGCCCTCCCCCACCTGCCCCGCCCCGTCCAGCACTGGTTGCGCTCGCTGGCCGAGAGCAAGCGGCAGGCAGACAAGGCAAAACGCAAGGAGCGAACCCAGGTTCGACTGGAAGACTTGCTGGCCCGGCTGGATGATTTCGGTTTGCAGGGGGATGTCATCCTCCATTCATCCCTTTCAAATATCGGCAAATTCGACTGTTCGCCGCAGCAAATTGCCGCTGCTTTTGCCGAACAGCTGGTCGGCCCCGGCCGCACCCTGCTGGTGCCGGCACTGCCATACAACACGACCATGAAAGAATATCTGGATGGCGTGACGGATTTCGATGTGCGCAGCGCACCGAATGCGATGGGGGCGATACCAAATATTCTGATGGTCCGGGAAGGTGCATTGCGCAGCGTGCATCCCAGCCATTCGATTGTCGCGCTTGGCGAACGGGCGGCCGACTACGTTCGTCATCACGAGCGGGATGCAACGCCATTCGGGGCGAACAGCCCGTACCGCAAGCTCACTGTCGCCAATGGTTCGATTCTGATGCTCGGGGTCGGGTTGAATTCGGTGACCAATTTCCACGTTTATGAAGACTTGCTTGGCGAGGCGATGCCGATCCAGGTCTATCTGCCGTCGCCGCGCAAGGTGCCTTGCGTGCGGGGCGACGGCTCGCCCATTGAGGTCAATGCGGTTTGCCACGACCCCAAGGTTTCGGCGATTCGCGAATGCGAACGGGCGCGGCCTTTCCTGCAAAAGGAAGGGGCGATCCGCAGCGTACCTTTTGGTGAGTCGGAATTGTCGGTAATCGATGCCAAAGGTTTCAGCCGGACCTTGTTGAAGATGCTGCTGGCCGGTCAGTCGATCTACGGCCCGGTAAGCCTGAATAGGGCGCAACAGCAGGCAGTTGGCTCGGCCTTGGAGTTTCTGGCGTGA
- a CDS encoding serine O-acetyltransferase, giving the protein MNASESTFIMNKLQRLRLIAIWKSDLHRHMQGKSDLRTSLKAYRLLPGFRFLVWLRLAASTQKSVGLWSFVHRVARIGHKHYLYKYGISIPYPTKIGSGFYIGHFGGIVVNEAAEIGRNCNISHGVTIGQLNRGERKGTPKIGDEVYIGPGAKIIGAIRIGNGCAIGANAVVTKDLPDKAVAVGIPARIISYAGAEGYVEYCDYPPIEAGKL; this is encoded by the coding sequence ATGAACGCCAGTGAAAGCACTTTCATTATGAACAAGCTTCAGCGTCTGAGATTGATCGCCATATGGAAATCTGACCTGCACCGACACATGCAGGGAAAAAGTGATCTTCGCACAAGTCTAAAGGCGTATCGATTGCTTCCAGGTTTTCGATTCCTAGTTTGGCTGCGTTTGGCAGCTTCCACCCAGAAATCAGTAGGTCTATGGAGCTTTGTCCATCGCGTGGCACGCATAGGTCACAAGCACTATCTATACAAGTATGGAATTTCGATCCCTTATCCGACAAAAATCGGCTCCGGTTTTTATATTGGTCATTTCGGCGGAATCGTTGTCAACGAGGCCGCTGAGATCGGCCGAAACTGCAACATTTCTCATGGTGTCACGATTGGGCAGTTAAATCGCGGCGAACGTAAGGGAACCCCAAAAATTGGTGATGAGGTCTATATCGGCCCAGGAGCGAAAATCATTGGTGCCATCCGTATCGGCAACGGATGCGCAATAGGTGCCAATGCCGTTGTAACAAAGGATCTTCCTGACAAAGCAGTAGCAGTAGGAATTCCTGCGCGGATTATTTCTTACGCAGGGGCAGAGGGCTATGTCGAGTATTGCGATTACCCACCGATAGAGGCAGGGAAATTATGA
- a CDS encoding glycosyltransferase, whose amino-acid sequence MKILFIADHLKFGGAERHLVTVATGMKALGNEVAVAYMKPCDELSSELHNGGVSLVICCNSRGSFDPGAIRRLAALICEFRPNVLISTSQYSLAMAALARLWARHTVSLLFICHSMDVVRRNRSDRLRFAVYRHFYRMAERIVFVSVMQRQFFRQLGIRPRSDEVIHNGIDLNRFSVPSVAIEASQLRRAFGFTDSDLVIGMCAVFREEKCQIDLLEALRRLRDKQLPAKVLLVGDGIMRPQIEARRDELGLQDAVVLSGFQQDVRPYVAACDIMALTSHAETFPIATLEYMALGKPLVASNVGGLCEQITDGHNGLMYPAGDIDALSDQLMKLADRNTRTILGSTARDVVETKFSLGRMIDSFQATCKALSTKQLIGTHTC is encoded by the coding sequence ATGAAAATTCTATTTATCGCCGACCACCTTAAATTCGGCGGTGCCGAGCGTCATTTGGTCACTGTCGCCACCGGAATGAAGGCTCTTGGCAATGAGGTGGCAGTTGCCTACATGAAGCCTTGCGACGAGCTTTCTAGCGAACTGCATAACGGCGGCGTCAGTCTGGTGATCTGCTGCAATTCAAGAGGTAGCTTCGACCCGGGTGCCATACGCCGCTTAGCAGCACTGATTTGCGAGTTTCGCCCGAATGTACTGATCTCGACATCGCAATACTCGCTCGCCATGGCAGCCCTTGCCCGCCTTTGGGCTAGGCACACCGTGTCATTGCTATTTATTTGTCACAGCATGGATGTTGTGCGGCGCAACCGTAGCGACCGCCTGCGTTTTGCTGTCTACCGCCACTTTTACAGAATGGCCGAGCGCATCGTTTTTGTTAGCGTTATGCAACGGCAGTTTTTTCGGCAGCTTGGCATCCGCCCACGTAGCGACGAGGTTATTCACAACGGTATCGACCTCAACCGCTTTTCAGTCCCCTCTGTGGCAATTGAAGCCAGTCAACTGCGGCGTGCCTTCGGTTTTACTGATAGTGATCTGGTCATCGGTATGTGCGCTGTCTTCCGAGAGGAAAAGTGTCAGATTGACCTACTAGAAGCCTTGCGTCGCCTACGCGACAAGCAGTTGCCAGCCAAGGTTCTGCTAGTCGGCGACGGCATCATGCGCCCGCAAATCGAAGCCCGGCGTGATGAACTCGGGCTCCAGGATGCCGTCGTACTGAGTGGTTTCCAACAGGACGTCCGACCCTACGTTGCTGCCTGCGACATCATGGCGCTGACCTCGCATGCCGAAACCTTCCCGATTGCCACACTGGAATACATGGCTCTCGGCAAGCCGCTGGTCGCCAGCAATGTTGGTGGCCTCTGCGAGCAAATAACAGATGGCCACAATGGATTGATGTACCCCGCAGGAGATATCGACGCCCTTTCGGATCAATTAATGAAGCTCGCTGACAGAAATACACGAACCATTTTAGGTTCGACCGCGCGTGATGTCGTCGAAACAAAATTCTCTCTAGGGAGAATGATTGACTCGTTCCAGGCCACCTGCAAAGCGCTGTCAACCAAGCAATTAATAGGCACTCACACGTGTTGA
- a CDS encoding oligosaccharide flippase family protein, translating to MSLLRASIHSLVQTAARLGLGLLNVKIAAIYLGPVGVGLYGQFWSLFSVFSGPLVAPIATVLTREIARIDDTAKRQQLVGEAIRLSFLIGVFLTALTIPWAGEISVWLFHSREYALQVVFAALALLPVFFNTTFIATARGTRRLKSLTVSELLIALSGTISAVIMIPLWGIHGAFWSLALSATLASLLLLVQYRNSGWLAQFLSLRSDENFRRNFLHFFASSIITATTIAVVPILLRNAIASQLDLEHVGYWQAGTRLADLYFSVFSALFAMHYLPRFAEIHSRKEMRSELQRGGTRIIPVVMVGALLIYFLLDLLIPLLYTAEFLPLKQIMGWQLAGVVMQATAWYIRYVVVAKGFTWWVAATDIGFSLMWLGMAVVLLPFFGLAAVSMAYCLRYVLDTLYSIVKCRQVIIGLPNA from the coding sequence ATGAGTCTCCTCCGCGCATCTATACATTCGCTTGTCCAGACCGCAGCCCGCCTCGGTCTCGGTTTGCTCAATGTAAAAATTGCCGCCATTTACCTTGGCCCAGTGGGCGTTGGCTTGTACGGGCAGTTCTGGAGCCTGTTCAGCGTCTTCAGTGGTCCACTGGTAGCCCCCATCGCGACTGTTCTGACAAGAGAAATTGCACGTATTGACGATACTGCAAAGAGACAACAACTGGTCGGTGAAGCGATCCGTCTCTCATTCCTGATCGGGGTTTTTCTGACCGCACTCACCATCCCCTGGGCTGGCGAAATCTCCGTGTGGCTATTTCACTCGCGAGAATATGCACTACAGGTCGTGTTCGCCGCGCTGGCGCTGCTCCCGGTATTTTTCAATACCACATTCATCGCCACGGCACGCGGCACGCGTCGCTTGAAATCGCTGACAGTTAGCGAATTGCTGATCGCCCTCTCTGGCACGATCTCTGCCGTGATCATGATTCCGCTCTGGGGTATCCACGGCGCTTTTTGGTCGCTGGCGCTGTCGGCAACGCTGGCCAGTCTGCTGCTGCTGGTTCAGTACCGAAACAGCGGTTGGCTGGCTCAGTTTCTTTCATTACGGAGCGATGAAAACTTTCGGCGCAATTTTCTGCATTTTTTTGCCTCTTCGATCATCACTGCGACCACCATTGCCGTTGTTCCCATCCTGCTGCGAAATGCAATCGCCAGCCAATTGGATCTGGAGCATGTCGGCTACTGGCAGGCTGGAACGCGCCTCGCCGATCTCTATTTTTCGGTGTTTTCAGCACTCTTTGCCATGCATTACCTGCCACGCTTCGCCGAAATTCATAGCCGCAAGGAAATGCGCTCCGAACTGCAAAGGGGCGGCACACGGATCATTCCGGTGGTTATGGTAGGCGCGCTACTAATCTATTTCCTCCTCGATCTACTGATTCCCCTGCTCTATACCGCCGAGTTCCTCCCGTTAAAACAAATCATGGGATGGCAACTCGCCGGCGTTGTCATGCAGGCCACTGCCTGGTACATCCGCTACGTGGTCGTTGCCAAGGGATTTACCTGGTGGGTTGCCGCAACCGATATTGGGTTTTCACTAATGTGGCTAGGCATGGCAGTCGTTCTTTTGCCGTTTTTCGGACTGGCGGCAGTCTCAATGGCCTACTGTCTCCGGTATGTACTAGACACACTTTACTCAATAGTGAAATGTCGTCAGGTCATCATTGGCCTACCGAATGCCTAG
- a CDS encoding glycosyltransferase family 2 protein, producing MERTPKISVVMPVYKVERYVAHSIQSVLDQSMDDWELILVDDASPDASAEVIAKFTDQRIRYLKHENNKGLAEARNTGIHAAQGDYIALLDSDDVALPDRLAKQVRFLENNPGVGLVGTWAELIDEAGNKAGLRSNPYPDNLLRPMLVFRNPFIASSLMIRKNALPTDLFRTMLAEDYDLTSRIAENWDIVYLPNYLIQYRINTQGLMGTRWPQIKADCWTTQQRLLTQVGISANNAEAKLHQKISHATTDGIESTEAKWAGRWMVKILQANETSRLYDQSLLRKVCEEVLLSLWRGAAKEGISTVFKARASLSELGQAPSLRQMARLAGRALRTPR from the coding sequence TTGGAACGCACACCCAAGATCAGCGTCGTCATGCCGGTGTACAAGGTTGAGCGCTATGTGGCGCACTCTATTCAGAGCGTTCTCGACCAATCAATGGACGATTGGGAGCTGATACTTGTCGACGATGCATCACCGGATGCCAGTGCCGAAGTCATTGCAAAATTTACTGACCAGCGCATTCGTTACCTCAAGCACGAGAACAACAAGGGGTTGGCCGAGGCAAGAAATACCGGCATCCATGCAGCACAGGGCGACTACATCGCGCTACTCGACTCCGACGACGTTGCATTGCCAGATCGCCTAGCCAAACAAGTTCGTTTTCTCGAAAACAACCCCGGCGTGGGATTAGTGGGCACATGGGCGGAGCTCATTGATGAGGCGGGAAACAAGGCCGGTCTGCGCAGCAATCCATATCCGGACAACCTGCTGCGCCCGATGCTTGTCTTCCGGAACCCCTTTATCGCGTCCTCGCTGATGATCCGAAAAAACGCCCTTCCGACTGATCTGTTCAGAACCATGCTGGCAGAAGATTACGACCTTACCAGCCGCATTGCCGAGAACTGGGATATTGTCTATCTACCAAACTACCTCATTCAATATCGCATCAACACTCAAGGGCTGATGGGCACGCGCTGGCCACAGATCAAGGCAGACTGCTGGACTACTCAGCAACGCCTACTGACGCAAGTCGGTATTTCTGCAAACAACGCAGAAGCCAAACTCCATCAAAAGATCTCCCATGCCACTACCGATGGAATCGAATCGACTGAAGCAAAATGGGCCGGGCGCTGGATGGTAAAAATTCTCCAAGCCAACGAAACCAGCCGTCTCTACGACCAATCCTTACTGCGCAAAGTCTGTGAAGAAGTCCTGTTAAGCCTGTGGCGGGGCGCGGCCAAAGAAGGTATCTCGACGGTTTTCAAGGCGCGAGCCTCCCTGTCTGAGCTAGGTCAAGCACCGAGTCTTAGGCAAATGGCCCGTCTAGCCGGTCGAGCCTTGCGAACACCACGATGA
- a CDS encoding glycosyltransferase family 4 protein, whose translation MSKVCLVSYFAWPVLSGEPVPGVSPGGEEVQHSLLARVLARRGADAALVTGDFGQAQETRIENVRVLKTFRADAGLPVLRMIYPRLTTLWQALTTADADTYYVSCAGSIVGYVAAFCARHKRRFVFRVASDADCCPDRLLVSNARDRWLYEWGIRKASCILVQTRHQQTLLKTNYGLDSEIADMLVDIPDQPAPQASRDIDVLWLANLRSVKRPEWVIELARSLPQVKFVMAGGPYTNQSELFDTTKKEASQLPNLDFLGSIPHRETGQLFSRAKLFLNTSELEGFPNTYLQAWANGTPVVATFDPDGLIKKKHLGSACVTQNETALALQGLLHDTTTRLAVGLRAHAFVNERFGAPAVSSYENHLFKTHGHNSDQPTQSAP comes from the coding sequence ATGAGTAAAGTCTGTCTCGTAAGCTATTTTGCTTGGCCTGTCCTGTCTGGCGAGCCCGTACCAGGAGTCAGCCCCGGTGGCGAAGAGGTCCAGCACTCACTGCTTGCTAGAGTGCTCGCTCGACGAGGTGCCGATGCCGCCTTGGTAACCGGAGACTTCGGCCAAGCTCAGGAAACGCGAATCGAGAATGTTCGCGTATTAAAAACCTTCCGCGCTGACGCCGGGCTACCGGTACTGCGCATGATCTACCCGCGTTTGACCACGCTCTGGCAAGCCCTAACGACAGCCGACGCAGACACCTACTACGTCAGCTGCGCCGGAAGTATCGTTGGCTATGTGGCGGCATTCTGCGCACGTCACAAACGACGTTTTGTTTTCCGGGTTGCCTCCGATGCAGATTGCTGCCCGGACCGCCTTCTTGTCTCGAATGCCCGTGACCGTTGGCTATACGAATGGGGTATCCGAAAAGCAAGCTGCATACTGGTTCAGACAAGGCACCAGCAAACGCTACTGAAAACCAACTATGGCCTTGATTCGGAAATTGCCGACATGCTGGTTGATATTCCTGATCAACCAGCCCCCCAGGCAAGCCGTGACATAGATGTACTCTGGCTCGCCAACTTGCGTTCGGTCAAACGCCCCGAATGGGTGATCGAATTAGCAAGGTCGCTACCGCAGGTCAAGTTCGTCATGGCAGGCGGCCCGTACACAAACCAATCCGAGTTATTCGACACGACAAAAAAAGAAGCATCACAACTGCCCAATCTCGATTTTCTGGGCAGCATCCCGCATCGCGAAACAGGACAACTGTTCAGCCGTGCCAAGCTGTTTCTCAACACATCCGAACTGGAAGGCTTTCCAAACACCTACCTGCAGGCATGGGCGAATGGAACACCGGTTGTCGCCACCTTCGATCCGGATGGCCTGATTAAAAAAAAGCATCTCGGGAGCGCGTGCGTCACGCAAAACGAGACGGCCTTGGCCCTGCAGGGGCTTCTGCATGACACCACCACCCGCCTGGCAGTTGGACTTCGGGCCCACGCCTTTGTAAATGAGCGCTTTGGTGCTCCTGCTGTCAGCAGCTATGAAAATCACCTATTCAAAACGCACGGGCACAACTCTGACCAGCCCACACAAAGCGCCCCATAG